A DNA window from Nitrospirota bacterium contains the following coding sequences:
- a CDS encoding CdaR family protein, whose translation MNIQTILFDNWGIKLVSLGLSLTLWFYVTSKGKTEMTITVPLELRNIPQDMAVVGNVAGSLEVRIQGQERILRDTTVAEKMVGVIDLSMTKVGENTVHISPDDIKRPAEVTVTHMSLSEITVKLEPLVRKIFRLKPILHGAPAAGHRIVKIIVTPSKITVEGPESLMTALSRLQTMPIDINDAKETMTVEPKIDYQGQPVKLLEKNIMVQIIIERVNR comes from the coding sequence ATGAATATCCAAACCATTCTGTTCGATAATTGGGGCATCAAGCTGGTATCACTCGGGCTCTCGCTCACGCTCTGGTTCTATGTGACCTCAAAGGGTAAAACCGAGATGACGATCACGGTGCCGCTCGAACTGCGGAATATTCCCCAGGACATGGCAGTGGTCGGCAATGTCGCGGGGTCCCTGGAAGTACGCATTCAGGGTCAGGAACGTATTCTCAGAGACACCACGGTCGCGGAAAAAATGGTCGGTGTCATCGATCTGTCCATGACAAAGGTCGGTGAAAATACCGTGCACATCTCTCCTGACGATATCAAGCGTCCGGCGGAAGTAACCGTGACGCATATGTCGCTGTCTGAGATCACGGTGAAGCTCGAGCCGCTGGTCCGGAAGATATTTCGATTGAAACCAATCCTGCACGGAGCTCCCGCAGCCGGACACCGCATCGTGAAGATCATCGTCACGCCGTCGAAGATCACGGTCGAAGGGCCGGAGAGCCTGATGACGGCATTGAGCCGGCTCCAGACCATGCCGATCGACATCAACGATGCAAAAGAGACCATGACCGTGGAGCCCAAGATCGACTACCAGGGCCAACCGGTAAAGCTCCTTGAAAAGAACATCATGGTACAGATAATCATTGAGAGGGTGAACAGATGA
- a CDS encoding YihY/virulence factor BrkB family protein: MMVLELLKNVQAVIAEAFSTFRNNNDLSAASSLAFSATLALIPVLLLLTLLLGAVIGSSSEAMARTQELLLQLIPAYSQDILLEVQSIASHRGAIGLLNMLVLLWRMTSLVGDMRKSLGIVFRKKQIRTFLVKKLLDITIGIIFLTGLTAIAVAEIVLAVIEQKSHLHLLGYVERALPFLLITTAVFLLYRVFSDGRRIIHLVVGAVAASLFWYAMRPVFHLFLLYNPGYGFAFGSFKSLFVVIIWTYFSCVVFLAGAEIAANLGGMQRSSSGN, encoded by the coding sequence ATGATGGTATTGGAGCTATTGAAAAACGTGCAGGCCGTTATAGCCGAGGCCTTCTCAACCTTCCGGAACAACAACGATCTGTCCGCAGCGTCGTCACTTGCCTTTTCTGCGACCCTCGCGCTTATCCCCGTGCTTTTATTACTCACCCTTCTTCTGGGCGCTGTGATCGGTTCGTCCAGCGAGGCCATGGCCAGGACGCAGGAACTGCTGCTCCAGTTAATTCCCGCCTACAGCCAGGATATTTTGCTCGAAGTGCAGTCTATCGCATCGCACCGGGGCGCGATCGGACTGCTGAATATGCTGGTGCTGCTCTGGAGAATGACATCGCTCGTGGGTGACATGCGAAAGTCACTGGGGATTGTGTTCCGGAAAAAACAGATCCGTACGTTTCTCGTGAAGAAACTGCTCGATATCACCATCGGCATTATCTTCCTGACGGGACTGACCGCGATCGCGGTGGCTGAAATTGTCCTTGCCGTGATCGAACAAAAGAGCCATCTGCATCTCCTGGGATATGTGGAGCGCGCGCTTCCCTTTCTGCTCATCACCACGGCGGTCTTTCTGCTGTATCGGGTGTTTTCGGATGGCCGCCGCATCATCCACCTCGTGGTCGGCGCCGTCGCGGCGTCTCTCTTCTGGTACGCCATGCGGCCGGTCTTTCACCTCTTTCTCCTGTACAATCCGGGATACGGGTTCGCGTTCGGTTCTTTCAAGTCGCTGTTCGTTGTGATCATCTGGACCTATTTCTCGTGTGTTGTGTTCCTTGCAGGCGCGGAGATCGCCGCGAACCTGGGCGGGATGCAACGGTCCTCATCAGGAAACTGA
- a CDS encoding inorganic phosphate transporter produces the protein MPDVLILIIVLAVLFDVANGWHDCANAIATVVSTKVLSPMSAVILAATMNIAGAFLTTAVAKTIGSGIVDPIAITNAVLISALLSAILWNLITILMGLPVSSSHALVGGLIGAAVSHGGATLLNIGGIMKILLSLLISPVFGIVCGYLFMKMILHFFGQLSPGVIGRYFGRLQIVSSSFMAFGHGSNDAQKSMGIITMALLASGKIQTLEVPTWVVFTCAVAMGFGTLFGGWKIIKTLGHNMLKLEPIHGFAAETSSAGIIMAASFFGLPVSTTHVVSTAILGVGATKRLSAVRWGIAGKIVMAWVLTLPLCIAMAWIIQTLLTYYHIV, from the coding sequence ATGCCTGATGTGCTGATCCTCATCATCGTCCTTGCCGTGCTCTTCGATGTAGCGAACGGCTGGCACGACTGCGCGAACGCCATCGCCACCGTGGTATCAACGAAGGTCCTTTCACCCATGTCGGCGGTGATCCTTGCGGCGACCATGAACATCGCCGGCGCCTTTCTCACCACCGCCGTGGCCAAGACCATCGGCTCGGGCATTGTGGATCCCATAGCGATCACGAACGCGGTCCTGATCTCGGCGCTGCTTTCCGCCATCCTCTGGAACCTCATCACGATCCTCATGGGCCTGCCGGTCAGCTCTTCACACGCGCTCGTCGGCGGGCTCATCGGAGCAGCCGTGTCTCATGGCGGCGCAACGCTTCTGAATATCGGCGGTATTATGAAGATCCTCCTGTCGCTCCTCATCTCCCCCGTGTTCGGCATCGTTTGTGGATATCTGTTCATGAAAATGATCCTGCATTTCTTCGGTCAGCTCTCACCCGGAGTCATCGGCAGGTATTTCGGCAGGCTCCAGATCGTCTCCTCGTCCTTTATGGCCTTCGGACACGGCTCCAACGACGCACAGAAGTCCATGGGCATCATCACCATGGCGCTCCTGGCCTCGGGCAAGATCCAGACACTCGAGGTGCCGACCTGGGTCGTCTTCACCTGCGCTGTTGCCATGGGATTCGGCACCCTCTTCGGCGGATGGAAGATCATCAAGACCCTTGGCCATAACATGCTGAAGCTTGAACCCATTCACGGCTTCGCCGCCGAGACCTCATCGGCCGGCATCATCATGGCGGCAAGCTTTTTCGGTCTTCCCGTAAGCACCACCCACGTAGTCTCAACCGCGATCCTCGGTGTAGGCGCGACCAAGCGGCTCTCGGCGGTCCGCTGGGGGATTGCCGGTAAGATAGTGATGGCATGGGTGCTTACCCTTCCGCTGTGCATTGCCATGGCGTGGATCATCCAAACACTTCTGACGTATTACCATATCGTTTAG
- a CDS encoding DNA internalization-related competence protein ComEC/Rec2 — protein sequence MQKPIIPLTLAYITGLLLGHGFLYFPYSIGCLLIVGILISGILIWLDKLNLRRTVLIMLPCFIGMTAYLYSAAWFPSDHYTRHIKPDKENREVIGKITSPLDRDPDRTGFVVDVQDIDGTRVSGKVRVSVREEVSSVGYGDVIRVTGKLYEPGGYNNPGGFDYPAYLARSNIYYIVNVKSADAIDILSRGSGIFRKIQDWRERIRQAFLESTTGDGSAILQAMVLGEEGRLTDELRDRFMAAGVTHIISISGSHLGMVAVLCFALIRGLLFMMPERFYHRLTLYTDPKIIAAWLTLPLVVFYTLLAGGQMATVRSLIMISAGLFAIILDRENALMHALALAALFILIASPQAIFDISFQLSFIAVLVIGYVVSLWNELQFKAETRYRKIRNSALLLIIISLSTSLATGPLVAFYFNQISFAGIVSNLIIVPFAGMVVVPLGLLSGIVSLFTHHLPLGWLNQLVSDLFISAVSFFPRLPFAEFHPPAPSLLWLMLYAVFLISLFMHTRARLLFQFKPFESSSRVSRLPVIGMAFAGVCLLLLFVLSFIPEKRMLVSFPDVGQGDCALIELPGGQTILIDGGGTRDNRFSIGRRVLAPWLWNKGIRRLDLVVLSHPHPDHMNGLIAILNKFEVTTVWESGLDAGLPGYGELRAVMQDRKIRPRLVSADDPPAMLGKTMVSVLHPRRGFDPHDRQAYAAENNRSLVVQIKSEDGTLLFTGDIGIEAEQDILKNMRGIKTDLIKVPHHGSKSSSSEDFLSQTSPEIAVVTVGRGNPYRHPSDEVVARYEKIGARICRTDIDGAVTIGVNKGKYAIQRWNGLILQRIALSNCAAWGEQEQVNWSRLRIRATEL from the coding sequence ATGCAAAAACCCATCATCCCCCTCACTCTGGCATACATCACCGGCCTCCTGCTCGGGCACGGGTTCCTCTACTTTCCCTATTCGATCGGCTGCCTGCTCATTGTCGGCATCCTGATATCAGGCATCCTTATCTGGCTGGATAAACTGAACCTCCGCCGTACCGTGCTTATCATGCTCCCCTGCTTTATCGGTATGACTGCATATCTGTACTCAGCGGCATGGTTTCCCTCTGATCATTACACCCGCCACATTAAGCCTGATAAAGAGAACCGCGAGGTCATCGGTAAGATCACATCACCGCTTGATCGCGACCCGGACAGGACCGGCTTCGTCGTGGATGTTCAGGATATCGACGGAACACGCGTTTCGGGAAAGGTCCGTGTCAGCGTGCGCGAAGAAGTCTCATCAGTTGGATATGGAGATGTCATACGCGTCACCGGCAAACTGTATGAGCCGGGGGGATACAATAATCCCGGAGGTTTTGACTACCCTGCATACCTTGCCCGGAGCAACATCTATTACATTGTCAACGTAAAGAGCGCGGATGCGATCGATATCCTCAGCCGAGGCTCCGGTATCTTTCGGAAAATCCAGGACTGGCGGGAACGGATACGCCAGGCCTTTCTGGAGTCCACCACGGGCGACGGCTCGGCCATTCTTCAGGCCATGGTTCTCGGGGAGGAAGGCCGGCTCACCGACGAGCTGCGAGACCGGTTCATGGCAGCCGGCGTCACGCATATTATCTCCATTTCCGGCTCTCACCTTGGCATGGTAGCGGTCCTTTGCTTCGCCCTGATCAGGGGACTGCTGTTCATGATGCCGGAACGGTTCTATCACCGTTTGACCCTGTACACGGACCCGAAAATTATCGCGGCATGGCTCACCCTCCCGCTCGTGGTCTTCTATACGCTGCTTGCGGGAGGGCAGATGGCGACCGTCCGATCGCTCATCATGATCTCCGCGGGACTCTTCGCGATCATCCTTGACCGCGAGAATGCGCTCATGCACGCACTCGCTCTTGCCGCGCTCTTCATTCTCATCGCAAGCCCGCAGGCGATCTTCGACATCTCGTTCCAGCTTTCGTTCATCGCGGTCCTGGTCATCGGATACGTCGTCTCGCTCTGGAATGAGCTGCAGTTCAAGGCAGAGACCCGTTACCGGAAGATCAGGAACAGCGCCCTGCTCCTCATCATCATATCCCTTTCCACAAGTCTCGCGACCGGACCGCTTGTCGCGTTCTACTTCAACCAGATTTCCTTCGCCGGCATCGTCTCGAACCTCATCATTGTTCCCTTCGCGGGCATGGTGGTCGTTCCGCTCGGACTGCTTTCAGGGATTGTCTCTCTCTTCACCCACCACCTGCCGCTGGGTTGGCTGAACCAGCTCGTATCGGATCTCTTCATCAGCGCGGTCTCATTTTTTCCCCGTCTCCCCTTCGCTGAATTTCATCCCCCGGCGCCCTCACTTTTATGGCTGATGCTTTATGCCGTTTTTCTTATCTCGCTGTTCATGCACACCCGGGCGCGTCTGCTCTTCCAGTTCAAGCCGTTCGAATCATCATCACGGGTCTCAAGGCTGCCGGTCATCGGCATGGCTTTCGCGGGCGTATGTTTGCTTCTTTTGTTTGTCCTTTCCTTCATACCCGAAAAACGCATGCTGGTCAGCTTTCCCGACGTGGGCCAGGGAGACTGCGCGCTCATCGAGCTCCCCGGCGGACAGACCATCCTGATCGATGGCGGCGGCACCCGTGACAACCGCTTTTCTATCGGGCGGCGCGTCCTTGCCCCCTGGCTCTGGAACAAGGGTATCCGCAGGCTGGACCTCGTGGTCCTGTCTCACCCCCATCCGGACCATATGAACGGGCTTATCGCGATCTTGAATAAATTCGAGGTCACTACGGTATGGGAAAGCGGACTGGATGCGGGCCTGCCGGGATACGGTGAGCTCCGCGCAGTGATGCAGGACAGAAAGATACGACCTCGCCTTGTGTCCGCTGACGATCCACCGGCGATGCTCGGCAAAACGATGGTCTCCGTGCTCCATCCGCGCAGGGGATTCGACCCCCATGACCGGCAGGCATATGCCGCGGAGAACAATCGCTCGCTTGTCGTGCAGATCAAGTCTGAGGACGGGACCCTCTTGTTCACCGGTGATATTGGGATCGAAGCGGAACAAGACATCCTGAAAAATATGCGGGGAATAAAAACCGACCTTATCAAGGTCCCGCACCATGGAAGCAAAAGCTCGAGCAGCGAAGACTTTCTATCACAAACGAGTCCCGAAATAGCGGTCGTGACCGTTGGCAGGGGGAACCCGTATCGTCATCCCTCCGATGAGGTCGTTGCACGGTATGAGAAGATCGGGGCCCGGATCTGCAGGACGGATATTGACGGCGCAGTGACAATCGGGGTGAATAAGGGGAAGTACGCCATACAGCGATGGAATGGTCTGATACTGCAGCGGATCGCGCTCTCCAACTGCGCGGCCTGGGGCGAACAGGAACAGGTAAACTGGAGCAGACTCCGGATCAGGGCAACGGAGCTTTGA
- a CDS encoding selenium metabolism-associated LysR family transcriptional regulator, producing MEDHKLRVFCAVADTKSFSKASELIHLTQPAVSLQVQAMEELYETRLFDRSGNSINLTPAGEILYKRAKEILALYAEAQKNISEITGSIKGSLSIGASSTIGNYLLPTIISAFKKKVPRVNISLLVSNTKTITEKLNAGEIDIALVEGDVSKQRFAVDILLSDELVLIVSPAHPWAERRNISAMDLIKEPLIMREEGSGTRQIILKHLEDHGIKLADLKISLVLGSTESIKSAVEEGVGVSIVSAWAARQAIKHGILRAMTFKDVKFHRNFSIISPKRNYCTHTAKEFLGFLKVYPIKAPLP from the coding sequence ATGGAAGATCATAAACTAAGAGTGTTCTGCGCGGTCGCAGATACGAAAAGCTTTTCCAAGGCATCGGAGCTCATTCACCTTACCCAGCCCGCGGTGAGCCTTCAGGTGCAGGCCATGGAGGAACTCTACGAGACCCGTCTGTTCGATCGGTCCGGTAACTCCATTAACCTGACACCGGCCGGGGAAATCCTGTATAAACGGGCAAAAGAGATTCTCGCGCTCTATGCCGAGGCGCAGAAGAACATCAGTGAGATCACCGGATCGATCAAGGGATCCCTCTCCATCGGCGCCAGCTCGACCATCGGCAATTACCTCCTTCCCACGATCATTTCAGCATTCAAGAAAAAGGTCCCCCGGGTCAACATCTCGCTTCTGGTGAGCAACACCAAGACCATCACCGAGAAACTGAATGCCGGCGAGATCGATATTGCCCTGGTGGAAGGGGATGTGAGCAAACAACGCTTTGCCGTCGATATCCTGCTCTCGGACGAACTGGTGCTGATCGTGTCTCCGGCGCATCCCTGGGCCGAGCGCCGCAATATATCGGCCATGGACTTGATCAAGGAGCCTCTCATCATGCGTGAAGAGGGGTCGGGCACCCGCCAGATCATCCTGAAGCACCTTGAAGATCACGGTATCAAGCTGGCCGACCTCAAGATATCGCTTGTGCTCGGCAGCACCGAATCGATCAAGAGTGCCGTGGAGGAAGGCGTCGGTGTCTCGATCGTTTCGGCCTGGGCCGCACGCCAGGCGATCAAACACGGAATCCTGAGGGCCATGACCTTTAAGGACGTCAAGTTCCACCGGAACTTCAGCATCATCTCACCCAAACGCAATTATTGCACCCACACGGCCAAGGAATTTCTGGGTTTCCTGAAGGTCTACCCCATCAAAGCTCCGTTGCCCTGA
- a CDS encoding PHP domain-containing protein, translated as MKFKIDLHVHTKYSGDNDADPEEAILRAIELGLHGIAFTEHYYYGASEFVEVLKEKYKSSIVIFRGVEFSTAEGHCLIFGVDTDPLSIKYSSVNEVVRVIHQAGGVAIPSHPYRSVNSIGDLVRNIPGICALEGYNGCNMHAFNVKAIKAAAALKLPFTGGSDAHIPWEVGSCFTEFDDVVTGENLVEALKAGKYRGVDSRKISRLMINNF; from the coding sequence ATGAAATTCAAGATCGATCTTCACGTCCATACAAAATACAGCGGCGACAACGATGCCGACCCTGAGGAAGCGATCCTTCGTGCCATTGAACTTGGCCTCCACGGCATCGCTTTTACGGAGCACTATTACTACGGAGCGTCGGAGTTCGTCGAGGTCCTGAAGGAAAAGTACAAGAGCAGCATCGTGATCTTTCGGGGAGTGGAGTTCTCAACAGCAGAGGGGCATTGCCTCATTTTCGGCGTCGATACGGACCCGCTGTCGATAAAATACTCGTCGGTTAACGAGGTCGTACGGGTTATTCATCAGGCAGGCGGCGTGGCGATCCCTTCTCACCCCTATCGTTCGGTAAACAGCATCGGCGATCTGGTGCGAAATATACCGGGCATCTGCGCGCTCGAAGGATACAACGGCTGCAATATGCACGCGTTTAACGTGAAGGCGATCAAGGCGGCTGCGGCGCTGAAACTTCCCTTTACCGGCGGCTCGGACGCTCATATTCCCTGGGAGGTCGGCTCGTGCTTTACCGAGTTTGATGATGTGGTGACCGGTGAGAATTTAGTCGAAGCGTTGAAGGCGGGGAAGTACCGGGGAGTTGATTCCCGAAAAATATCCAGATTGATGATTAACAATTTTTAG
- a CDS encoding cation transporter: MATRSLGFVPNKNKLYVWASTLALITIFYNLAEGLISIYFGLEDESMSLFGFGLDSFVEVVSGIGIWHMIRRVRQNGGEHLDRFEQRALRITGTAFYVLTLGLVITAIGDLVRGHKPESAFWGIVISLVSIVSMWALIRAKVAVGTKLSSQAILADAACTRACLQLSVVLLVASAGYKLTNIGGLDSIGALVIGGLCFREGKEAFEKARTGSFACTCGGSCKNEGKGND; encoded by the coding sequence ATGGCAACACGTTCCCTGGGTTTTGTTCCGAACAAGAACAAGCTTTATGTCTGGGCGTCAACACTGGCGCTTATCACGATCTTCTACAACCTTGCTGAGGGATTGATCTCGATCTACTTTGGCCTGGAAGACGAGAGTATGTCACTCTTCGGATTCGGGCTCGATTCTTTCGTGGAGGTGGTATCGGGTATCGGCATCTGGCACATGATCCGCAGGGTCAGGCAGAACGGCGGGGAACATCTTGACCGATTCGAGCAAAGGGCGCTCAGGATCACGGGCACGGCTTTCTACGTCCTCACCCTGGGACTGGTGATTACGGCCATCGGTGACCTCGTTCGCGGGCACAAGCCGGAGAGCGCGTTCTGGGGTATCGTCATCTCGCTTGTATCCATAGTCTCCATGTGGGCGCTCATCCGCGCCAAGGTGGCAGTCGGGACAAAACTGAGCTCGCAGGCCATTCTGGCCGATGCCGCCTGCACGAGGGCATGTTTGCAGCTTTCGGTGGTGTTGCTTGTTGCGAGCGCAGGATACAAACTCACGAATATCGGCGGGCTCGATTCGATCGGTGCGCTGGTAATCGGCGGCCTCTGCTTCCGGGAAGGGAAAGAGGCTTTCGAGAAGGCAAGGACCGGGAGCTTTGCGTGCACCTGCGGAGGGAGTTGCAAGAATGAAGGTAAGGGCAACGATTAA
- a CDS encoding DUF47 family protein gives MALFPKTIDFFVQFDRALENLSKAANVLVDMLNNFDTFEKKAKAMYEFEQEGDMLTHDIMKDLNKTFLTPIDREDIHALASRIDDVLDLIWAAVDRMVVYKIEKPTPEVISIAEDLQMTADVLIKALRELRAKQYSRVQEHCIEVNRLENRIDRKYRDALGKLVNSDNDPVFIIKWKDIYQILEDASDRAEDIANILETIVLKYA, from the coding sequence ATGGCACTCTTCCCTAAAACAATAGACTTCTTTGTGCAATTCGACCGGGCGCTCGAGAACCTTTCGAAAGCGGCAAATGTGCTTGTCGACATGTTGAACAATTTTGACACCTTCGAGAAAAAAGCAAAGGCGATGTACGAATTTGAGCAGGAAGGCGACATGCTCACCCACGACATCATGAAGGACCTGAACAAGACCTTCCTCACCCCCATCGACCGTGAGGACATCCATGCGCTCGCATCCCGGATCGACGACGTCCTCGACCTGATCTGGGCGGCCGTGGACAGGATGGTGGTATACAAGATCGAGAAACCAACACCCGAGGTGATCTCCATTGCCGAGGACCTGCAGATGACGGCGGACGTTCTGATCAAGGCCCTCCGGGAACTCCGGGCGAAGCAATATTCCCGCGTCCAGGAACACTGCATCGAGGTCAACCGGCTCGAAAACCGGATCGACCGCAAGTATCGCGACGCGCTCGGCAAACTCGTGAACAGTGATAACGACCCGGTGTTCATTATCAAATGGAAGGACATCTACCAGATTCTGGAAGACGCCTCGGACCGCGCGGAAGATATCGCCAATATTCTTGAAACCATAGTGCTCAAATATGCCTGA
- a CDS encoding LEA type 2 family protein — protein MHTSHSIIRVVILALILALPGCAYTKLMTTRFENPTFTYTGFAVVESSQGRVIVIFLFSAHNPNEAGLKNVTCSFELFVEGTKFMTGNDVPLALDPNGDTEIKVPATIAYADLYPVLGSVLRRILSGQKTIPITVDAVFSGKPALYNEAGEETPVFFERRLIKTVDIPLQQERRNKE, from the coding sequence GTGCATACCTCACACAGCATAATTCGCGTGGTCATCCTGGCGCTCATCCTTGCCCTGCCGGGATGCGCATACACAAAACTGATGACCACCCGGTTCGAGAACCCAACCTTCACCTATACGGGATTCGCAGTGGTCGAGTCCTCGCAAGGCAGGGTGATCGTGATCTTCCTGTTCTCCGCGCATAACCCGAATGAAGCAGGATTGAAGAACGTAACCTGCTCGTTTGAGCTATTTGTGGAAGGGACTAAGTTTATGACGGGTAATGATGTTCCCCTGGCGCTTGACCCGAACGGTGACACCGAGATCAAGGTCCCTGCAACGATCGCGTATGCGGACCTTTACCCCGTTCTGGGGTCTGTCCTGCGGCGGATTTTATCAGGCCAGAAAACAATACCCATCACGGTCGACGCCGTCTTTTCCGGTAAACCCGCGCTGTATAACGAAGCGGGAGAAGAAACGCCGGTTTTCTTCGAGAGAAGATTGATCAAAACCGTCGACATTCCCTTGCAACAAGAGAGAAGGAACAAGGAATAG
- the glmM gene encoding phosphoglucosamine mutase, producing MRKLFGTDGVRGVANQDPMTSEMAMRIGRAAAHVFRDSARRHRIVIGKDTRLSGYMIESGLTAGLCSMGMDVLLVGPVPTPGIAFLTRSLRADAGVVVSASHNPYEDNGIKFFGRDGFKLPDEVEKKMEDLIFSGAIDSVRPTASEIGKAFRIDDAIGRYNEFVKSSIPRGMDLSGLRVVVDSANGAAYKIGPRILMELGADVISLYDQPSGTNINEGCGSLHPEIISRAVVANKAQIGIAFDGDADRVILCDENGVLVDGDAVMAICALQMMKHGRLKHNTLVATVMSNLGLELAMQQAGGKLVRAAVGDRYVMEKMAEGGFNLGGEQSGHIIFLDHNTTGDGIISALQILTIMKQTDKPLSELATCMKTYPQILVNVKVKERRDLDSIPEIAKRMSEIEKKLDGTGRLLVRYSGTEPKVRVMIEGEDQNEIKALAGDLAGLIEKKLG from the coding sequence ATGAGAAAGCTTTTCGGGACTGACGGCGTGCGGGGCGTGGCAAACCAGGACCCCATGACCTCGGAGATGGCGATGCGCATCGGCAGGGCGGCGGCGCACGTGTTCCGCGATTCGGCCCGCAGGCATCGCATCGTGATCGGCAAGGATACGAGGCTCTCGGGCTACATGATCGAGAGCGGCCTTACCGCCGGGCTGTGCTCCATGGGCATGGACGTGCTGCTGGTCGGCCCCGTGCCGACGCCGGGCATCGCGTTCCTTACGCGCAGCCTCAGGGCGGACGCCGGCGTCGTGGTCTCGGCGTCGCACAATCCCTATGAGGACAACGGCATTAAGTTCTTCGGCAGGGACGGGTTCAAACTCCCGGACGAGGTCGAGAAGAAGATGGAGGATCTGATCTTCTCCGGCGCCATAGACTCCGTCCGTCCCACAGCCAGCGAGATCGGCAAGGCCTTCCGGATCGACGACGCCATCGGCAGATACAACGAGTTCGTGAAATCGTCCATCCCGCGCGGCATGGACCTCTCAGGCCTGCGCGTGGTCGTGGACTCCGCCAACGGCGCGGCATACAAGATCGGGCCGCGCATCCTGATGGAACTCGGCGCCGATGTCATCTCGCTCTACGACCAGCCAAGCGGCACGAATATAAACGAAGGCTGCGGCTCGCTCCACCCCGAGATCATCAGCCGCGCTGTTGTCGCGAACAAGGCGCAGATCGGGATCGCCTTTGACGGCGACGCGGACCGGGTGATCCTGTGCGATGAGAACGGCGTTCTGGTGGACGGCGACGCGGTCATGGCCATCTGCGCGCTCCAGATGATGAAACACGGCAGGCTCAAGCACAACACGCTCGTGGCCACGGTCATGAGCAATCTCGGATTGGAACTGGCGATGCAGCAGGCGGGAGGCAAGCTCGTGCGGGCCGCCGTCGGCGACCGGTATGTCATGGAAAAAATGGCCGAGGGGGGCTTTAACCTCGGAGGAGAACAGTCGGGGCACATCATCTTCCTGGACCACAATACCACGGGCGACGGGATCATCTCCGCGCTCCAGATCCTCACGATCATGAAGCAGACCGATAAACCGCTGTCGGAACTGGCGACCTGCATGAAGACCTATCCCCAGATACTCGTGAACGTGAAAGTAAAGGAGCGGAGAGATCTCGATTCGATCCCCGAGATCGCGAAGCGGATGTCCGAGATCGAGAAGAAGCTTGATGGCACTGGCCGCCTGCTCGTGCGCTACTCCGGCACCGAACCCAAGGTGCGCGTGATGATCGAGGGCGAGGACCAGAACGAGATCAAGGCACTTGCCGGGGACCTTGCGGGGCTTATCGAAAAGAAGCTGGGATAA
- a CDS encoding DsbA family protein: MKHVFMDFPLDMHKNAMKASEAGLCAGDQGKFWELSHKMFDNPTNNPTYLEKDNIVKLAEELGLDMAAFKACFDGGKYVDDIKKRMAEGQSKAGLTGTPAFLLGYIQADGKVKATKKIVGAGPFTNFKTAIDELLSKGK; encoded by the coding sequence TATGCATAAAAATGCAATGAAGGCTTCGGAGGCGGGCTTATGCGCCGGAGACCAGGGTAAGTTCTGGGAATTGAGCCACAAAATGTTTGACAACCCGACCAATAATCCGACCTATTTGGAGAAGGACAATATCGTGAAATTAGCCGAGGAGTTGGGGTTGGATATGGCCGCGTTCAAAGCGTGTTTTGATGGAGGGAAGTACGTTGATGATATCAAAAAGCGCATGGCTGAAGGTCAATCGAAGGCCGGGCTTACGGGTACACCGGCGTTTCTTCTTGGCTATATCCAGGCTGACGGCAAGGTAAAGGCGACAAAGAAAATAGTGGGAGCGGGACCGTTTACCAATTTTAAGACCGCGATCGATGAATTGCTTTCGAAGGGAAAATAA